Proteins from a single region of Procambarus clarkii isolate CNS0578487 chromosome 62, FALCON_Pclarkii_2.0, whole genome shotgun sequence:
- the LOC123766586 gene encoding sulfotransferase 1B1, whose protein sequence is MSNSRRTPRRACLTPVQPLPQEVQEELKAKFQGLSSGLVKVGEAEHLLPPHCTSLLPKYHNFSFREDDVVVMTFPRSGTTWTQEIVWVMRNGLDFHTAKTVSLSMRSPFLEFDSLAPPGAPEVTSFLTRLGSRLPGRSLQEGTVFLQQAETASSPRTFKTHLPFSLLHPRLLNTCKVVYVARNPRDVCVSYYHQQRLVTLAGFLGDFAQYVDLWCRGLILQAPYWRHVEEGWTRRDHPNVLFLFYEDMKEDFLRELRRLDTFLGTSLTEEQLQEVAKFTALSGMKTRNTTNPMAQAVEDGAFREGAPDFVRKGTTGDWRNHFTPELEDKFEAWMSTGGKLAKDIPFRYQL, encoded by the exons ATGAGCAACTCCAGGAGGACGCCTCGCCGTGCCTGCCTCACGCCAGTTCAGCCACTCCCACAGGAGGTACAGGAGGAGTTAAAGGCGAAATTCCAGGGTTTGTCCAGCGGCCTGGTGAAGGTCGGGGAGGCAGAGCACCTCCTTCCCCCACACTGCACTTCTCTGCTCCCAAAATACCATAATTTTAG TTTCCGTGAGGACGACGTCGTGGTGATGACCTTCCCGAGGAGCGGCACCACCTGGACGCAGGAGATCGTTTGGGTCATGAGGAACGGCCTTGACTTTCACACTGCCAAAACCGTCTCACTCTCCATGCGTTCCCCGTTCCTGGA GTTTGATTCCCTGGCGCCTCCGGGTGCACCTGAAGTTACCTCCTTCCTGACGAGGCTGGGGTCGAGGCTCCCAGGACGCAGCCTGCAGGAAGGAACAGTGTTCCTGCAGCAGGCGGAGACGGCTTCGTCTCCCAGGACATTTAAGACTCATCTACCATTCTCCCTCCTTCATCCTCGCCTCCTCAACACCTGCAAG GTTGTGTACGTGGCCAGGAACCCCCGTGACGTGTGTGTCTCCTActaccaccagcagaggctggtcACGCTAGCCGGGTTCCTGGGAGACTTCGCACAGTACGTCGACCTCTGGTGCCGGGGACTGA TCCTTCAGGCGCCGTACTGGAGACACGTGGAGGAGGGGTGGACGAGGCGTGACCATCCCAATGTCCTCTTCCTCTTCTACGAGGACATGAAGGAGGACTTCCTGCGGGAGTTGCGGCGTCTGGACACCTTCCTAGGGACGTCACTGACGGAGGAGCAGCTGCAGGAGGTGGCCAAGTTCACCGCCCTCTCCGGCATGAAGACCAGGAACACCACTAATCCAATGGCCCAAGCTGTGGAAGATGGAGCATTCAGGGAGGGCGCGCCAGACTTCGTCAGGAAGG GTACTACGGGTGACTGGAGGAACCACTTTACACCAGAGCTGGAGGACAAGTTCGAGGCGTGGATGTCGACGGGCGGAAAGCTGGCCAAGGACATTCCCTTCCGCTACCAACTCTAG
- the LOC138354365 gene encoding autotransporter adhesin BpaC-like encodes MWANTLGPGAHFPASWPSTLKPVANIYICICNQSAGETTPGAQPVSRGDQPVSRGDQSVSRGDQPVSRGVQPVSRGDQSASRGDQPVSRGDQPVSRGDQSASRGDQSASRGDQSVSRGDQSVSRGVQPVSRGDQPVSRGVQPVSRGDQPVSRGDQPVSRGVQPVSRGVQPVSRGVQPVSRGDQPVSRGDQSVSRGDQPVSRGDQPVSRGDQSVSRGDQPVSRGDQPVSRGDQPVSRGVQPVSRGVQPVSRGVQPVSRGDQPVSRGDQSVSRGDQPVSRGDQPVSRGDRQCTFHIYLRSTMFC; translated from the exons atgtgGGCCAACACACTAGGACCTGGTGCACATTTTCCTGCTTCGTGGCCCTCCACGTTGAAACCTGTCGCCAATATTTACATTTGTATCTGTAATCAGTCAGCTGGGGAGACAACTCCTGGCGCCCAG CCTGTCTCACGTGGTGACCAGCCTGTCTCACGTGGTGACCAGTCTGTCTCACGTGGTGACCAGCCTGTCTCACGTGGTGTCCAGCCTGTCTCACGTGGTGACCAGTCTGCCTCACGTGGTGACCAGCCTGTCTCACGTGGTGACCAGCCTGTCTCACGTGGTGACCAGTCTGCCTCACGTGGTGACCAGTCTGCCTCACGTGGTGACCAGTCTGTCTCACGTGGTGACCAGTCTGTCTCACGTGGTGTCCAGCCTGTCTCACGTGGTGACCAGCCTGTCTCACGTGGTGTCCAGCCTGTCTCACGTGGTGACCAGCCTGTCTCACGTGGTGACCAGCCTGTCTCACGTGGTGTCCAGCCTGTCTCACGTGGTGTCCAGCCTGTCTCACGTGGTGTCCAGCCTGTCTCACGTGGTGACCAGCCTGTCTCACGTGGTGACCAGTCTGTCTCACGTGGTGACCAGCCTGTCTCACGTGGTGACCAGCCTGTCTCACGTGGTGACCAGTCTGTCTCACGTGGTGACCAGCCTGTCTCACGTGGTGACCAGCCTGTCTCACGTGGTGACCAGCCTGTCTCACGTGGTGTCCAGCCTGTCTCACGTGGTGTCCAGCCTGTCTCACGTGGTGTCCAGCCTGTCTCACGTGGTGACCAGCCTGTCTCACGTGGTGACCAGTCTGTCTCACGTGGTGACCAGCCTGTCTCACGTGGTGACCAGCCTGTCTCACGTGGTGACCGCCAGTGCACATTTCACATCTACCTCAGATCTACAATGTTTTGTTGA